One Plasmodium knowlesi strain H genome assembly, chromosome: 10 genomic window carries:
- a CDS encoding CPW-WPC family protein yields MNNIFLFFLFLFFCFNIALCENEKKGELFSDTELENIGGSAGDIITSSSRSPTTINGRPSYTNLAGELLKELKTIPPPNVELNEVEFIDPDIICERDYNTPCPNDYNYIGSVHDIDEEICAPSSTYDGPCVGEPLNIKKMTEKAKETWSKKCETFWPCKKCVRNFTSYCPEKWEKVKGTLRSCRPSLLYHGPCNFQVNFSGHTIQMLEDWSLKCHAWWICDHVNVVDDCPDGDMPITTAATRWRLKKNYQ; encoded by the exons atgaataatattttcctattcttcctctttctttttttctgcttcaaCATAGCATTgtgtgaaaatgaaaaa AAAGGTGAACTTTTTTCGGACACCGAGTTAGAAAACATAGGGGGAAGCGCAG GCGACATTATCACGAGCTCTTCAAGATCACCAACGACAATTAATGGCCGCCCCTCATACACGAACCTCGCGGGGGAG CTAttaaaggaattaaaaaccATTCCTCCTCCAAACGTCGAAT TGAATGAGGTTGAATTCATTGACCCGGATATTATTTGTGAAAGAGATTACAATACGCCCTGTCCAAAT GATTATAACTATATCGGATCCGTTCATGATATTGACGAAGAAATATGCGCACCGTCTTCCACCTATGACG GCCCATGTGTTGGGGAACCgctgaatataaaaaaaatgacagagAAGGCAAAGGAAACGTGGTctaaaaaatgcgaaacATTTTGGCCttgcaaaaaatgtgtgaGGAATTTTACCTCCTATTGTCCAG aaaaatgggagaaagtGAAGGGCACTTTGCGATCGTGCCGACCGTCTTTGCTGTATCACGGGCCCTGTAATTTTCAAGTGAATTTTTCTGGCCATACTATTCAAATGTTGGAGGACTGGAGCTTAAAATGTCACGCTTGGTG GATTTGCGATCATGTAAATGTGGTGGACGATTGCCCAGATGGCGACATGCCCATTACAACTGCCGCGACGAG GTGGAGactgaagaaaaattatcaatga